In bacterium, the genomic window AGAACCTACGCGATGATTGATAATGAGCTCAAGCAAGTCCTGCCTTATAATATCAATGCAGAAAATGATGATGTCATTCTGGTGAGATATAACGAGCAAAAAATTGACTTCTTCTGGCGTACGCAAACTTATCACAAGAATCAAGTGATGCTCTTTTCATACTATAACCAGCACTATGTCTCTAAGATATTTTACAACATAGATGGCGGAGGTTGTTTCTTTATTCTTGATGAAATGTTTAACTTTACAAAAGCACAGTCAGAAAACCTTATTATACATGGTATTCATGCAGGTACAATTT contains:
- a CDS encoding helix-turn-helix transcriptional regulator, with amino-acid sequence MVKLNTEDDFNNLFICENLKRLRISHNLSTTQVASVIKKSRQGYLNYENGSREIGIHDLIKLSQFYGVSIDHITGNPFSNRINNTLAFRTYAMIDNELKQVLPYNINAENDDVILVRYNEQKIDFFWRTQTYHKNQVMLFSYYNQHYVSKIFYNIDGGGCFFILDEMFNFTKAQSENLIIHGIHAGTI